The following nucleotide sequence is from Phaenicophaeus curvirostris isolate KB17595 chromosome 12, BPBGC_Pcur_1.0, whole genome shotgun sequence.
ACGCAGTTTAGATTCATATCAGATTAACAAACcaataaatgtgtttttaaacaaTGATAAAGCCAAGTCCTTGAAGCAGCAAGCTGGTTTGTGCGCATACTGAATGGACGTCATCCTTTTTGAATAAAGAAGGTTCATACCAAAAAAGAAAGGTTTCTTCCCCTGGGGCGACTCTGCCCTAAGAGGAAAGAGGGATGATCCTGCATTATAAccactttttcttcctgtatgtTTTGATATCCAGTTTTTCCACAGCGATGAGCCCACCCTCATACTCACAGGATGTGCCTGCTACGTTACAGATTCTATACCGGTATTTTAAAGGAATGGTTAAAAAAGTGAACTGTTTCCCAAGCGCTCCAGAAACTTCAATTATGAATGTTCCAGTACTTAAAGTGATACTTTAAAACTGCCCAGGCATGGAAAATGAGCGCACTTCATATATTCAAGGTAACAGACTCACAGTGGAAAAAATCTAGCTGGGCAACCAGCAGGGTTTGTCTTGGTCATGGTGTTTCCAGCACCACTGCATGTTCCCAAATGATGCAGAAACTCCTTCCTCAGCTCCAGCACCCACTTTttacccccctccccatcctcttCTGGTGCAGCCACGGCGTGGTCCCAGCCTTTTCATTCAGGCGAAGCGCTCGGAGGATGGCAGCCCAGGGACAAAGCCGGCTCCCGGCTGGAAAGCCGGGCAGACAGCGCCCTCTCCCTGACAAGCAGTGAGACCAACTTAGGGCGAACGTTACCCCCTCCTGTACATGGTTAACGAAAGCTTTAGGACTCAGCTTTGGAGGGGGTTTTGGTtggggtttggtggtttttttgtttgtttgtggttttcttctttttttttttttttttttgaaaaagtagacaaaatcacattatggtttggcttggaaggcacctcaaagcccatccagttccagcccctgccacgggcacggacacctcccactggaccaggctgctcaaagcctcaaccAACCTGGCCTCCAACACCTCCAGCCACGATTTTTCtctggcaacctgtgccagtgcctcaccacactcacagtaacaaatttcttcctaaggtctcacctgaatctctcctctttcagcataaacccattccccctaatcctatccttgcactccctgataaagagcccattcccagctttcctgtaggctcatttaagtattggaaggctACTCTAagtctcctcaaagccttctcttccttaacaaccccaactctctcaacctgtcctcgtacggggggtgctccagccctcagatcatctttgtggcctcctctggatctgctTTAACAGATctacgtccttcctgtgctgacaACTCCACTGAATACAGGTCTCCAGGGGTCcgcagagcagagtagaggggaagaattccctccctcaaccagctgcagcccaggatttgGTTGCATCTTGTAGGCAAACCTGACTGTAACTCTCCGTTTTAACGCATGTAACAGAGCACTAGAGCTAGATTGGAAGGCCAGGTATTTCAGTCTATCCATTTTCCTTCCAACTTCttccccaagtccttttccttGCCATCCCTACATTAACGTTACCCACAGAACCCACTCTGAAGCTGAGCTCGGTATGCAGCATAGCTGAAGAATCTTGCTTAGTAAACTATGGCAGACGGACAGAAGAATGACATTATTGATTTATCAGCACAGATCTTGTTACGTGCTGGAGGTGCTTTTTAACAGGTATGCACTTTAAAACACAAATGATCACAGAACTATCAGAGCAGCAGCCACAATACCTACCAGCCCTCACAACAGCAATCTGCCATGAAAACGTGTGCATTCACCACCAAAACCGGGCTGAGACTAGTGCAGCCATCGGGTGCTTCATAAGAACTTTTGAAGTGTCTGGCTCCGGAGCTGGGAATATGGGCAGGGTGTGTGTCAGGCTTGGAACAGCTGGCTTGGACAATCAGACAAAATCAGCTACAATGGTGCAAGCAAGCCAGGACACCACCCAGCCAGCAGCCGTATGCTTTTCCTTTGTGGTTGCGGAGCCGTTCCAAAAGCTAAGTTTTCATtccaaaaggcagaaaaaaaaaacctaatccAAGTCTTCAGCCCATCCAAGTCTAGACCAGCTTTTTCTACAGTTGAAAATCATACAATTTTCATTTAGCGACAGCGTGGACAGAAATGTGCTGTGCCCCACTCTTGGCTAACCAGGTCCCTGAAGAGGTGTCACTTTTTTAGCCTACACAAGGGCAAAAATCTTCCAGAGGGTAGATGATGCCTGCTGATGCGCAGCCAGGCTTAAAAACCTTGCAGGAGGCATAAAGCACAGCACTAGGAGGGTCTAATGCAGCCATTAACCATCATGCTGCTGCTAAAGCGTGTGGGAGCCTGTCATGCTGGATGCCATCCTTGTTCGGAGTGCTCTGAACACAAGTGTACCCTTTAGTTATCTTCtatgggaggagaaaaagacagaaaacctAAGGGAAAAAccacccaaacccaaacacctGAGCGGAACACCAACACAGGCTAAGGAAGAAACCAGCTTGGGCACAGAGCAACTGCAGAACAGCCCAGTTCCTTGAGTTTTGAGCCAACACAGTATGGAACGGTGTAAACCAGATAAGATTCTATTTGTTAGCACTAACCTTTCTCACCTGCATTGCACCTCTATCAGGAGTGCAGTGACTCGCAAATAATGGTACAACTACCATTGTCACTCAGGAACAGCTCTGCTGTCATACCCCCCTTTGTCTTCgctcccccaaatccatcttctcttgctcattttttaaaatttccagtGCAAGAAAcactcctttttttaaaaaaacaaaacaaaaacattgtcTGCAATACAATATAATTCTTAAAAGCTTTCCTTCATTTCACAATGTTTTTGAAAGgcataaataaagtaaaataaattttaggAGGGTGGCAACATGGGCTGTTGGTCAGTTTTAATTCCAGTGCTCAGTATCTCCTGATGAATACTTAACAGAACTATGCATAAACTAGACCTCATCTgcagtttaaagaaaacaaaaacctttgATCCTGCAGCACATAAATCATCTGAAGGGCAATGAAAAATACTTAGCTGCATTTCTTGAGCAACTGATGTTTTTGAATTAGGATTTTTCAACACCCAAACCAGATACTCACTGGTGCCTAAGAAACATTATACAGCAGTTGAAGAGCATTACATTAATTCTAAGTTTGTTGGTTAGCTTCTTCCAGATAAAGGTATTTCCAGGCATCTGCACCAGTGGAGAAAGAGGCTTCTTGCATAACTGCTGTAAAGTGGGGGAGAGAAATATTCTCCTGAAGGCTTTTTAATAGAATCTTTCATAATTCAAGTTCTTGGGAATTCATACCAAAGTAGGAACAGCAAATCCATTAAACAGTTCATTTTTACCCAATGCCTTCGGCATGTTTCACTCTTAAGCTACAAAGCAACACGCAACCACCTTTCTGTCCTTGTTTGTGGTCAAAGGAGAGCTTTCTGTTTGAAGTCAAAGGAAAAACCCTTCCATCTGCCTGTGCGGTTGTGAGccaagaggtgttttccaaaatGAGGTTCTTCCTCCCATCCTGTTCAATCTGCTCAAGAAAAACTCAGGGAATTGAggattaaagtaaaaaaaattaagggagACAGAAGGCTGAAGTTTCCTGAAATATGTAAATCACTTCATTCTCACTGGATACATCTTAATAAATCTTAGAACTAGTCAGAAATACACATCCCCAGTTCTTGCCAGAAGTCTTGAGGCACAGAGAAAGATTACTCCTGGCAGTCCCTCACTTGCAAATTTTACATGTTTACTAGCCAGAGGCTCCTTCCAGCACAAACCACCTCAGCTTTGTGCTGCACAGCTGGCAGCAAGGTAAGAACACACCTCAGCACCGAGCTGGGCTATACAGGACAGCAGTACAGCCAGGCCATCAGCTCCCACTCAAAACACACTCAGAAATGGAGGCAATGCAAAGGGAATTAATTCTTAATGTCCCTAGGGTGTAAGCCTGATGCTGCACTGCTAATGCTGTACACGGTCCTGCTGCCCACAACACACACAACTCAGAGCAGTTGtggcttctcttttccctttgaaTACCCTGCAGCGTCCACTGACCATGTCCAAGTATCCCCTCCTCCACAAACCACATTTGTCAACAATGACTTGTAAAGTAGCCCGCTCTGCTCAATTAAAGCAAAAACCTTTGCtatgtgttttcttcatttagaTTCACATACAGCTGAAGTTACAAACAGTAACGCAGTCTGCCCCATTTCAGAATCATTTACTGGGGTGGGGAAGAGAACCGGAAGTTTCACTTTTCAAACTTGGAAAAATTTGATTTGGTTTTAACCTGAAGGTGATTCTTCTAGAATCATGACTTGAAACACAGaacacacaaataaaacaaaattgttaAAAGCCAAAAAGAACAGCTGGAAACCCCCTTGTTTATGGAGGTTgtcaaatgaaaataacttcatttGATCTCTCGTCTTGCTTTATATGCATTTATTGCACTAGAACATATGCCTTCTATAGAAAAATATGCTGTAGAAAACAACAAGATTGTAAATACTAGATTTGTTTGCaattatatttaatattaatagtactttgtttttacaaagcagttgaaattaaaaaaaaaaaaaggaacagcaagAAACCCCCATCTGCTGTCTAGTATCAGTAATCCTCACTGGTTGGTTTACCATTTATAAGGAAAACGTCATTCAAGGTGGCTTGTCACAGAGACTCTGCTGCAATGACCAGACTTTGGTGCAAATCCGTGGCATCTGTCAGCTCACCTGATTTTTCTGAAAGCCCCTCCTCCTAAAATTCAGCGTATCTGCCAATGACAATATCCTTCCCCtctaaagtcccttccagccaaaGATGGTACATCTGGTAACACATGGCTGAGGATAAGAGGCAAATAGAGGTAAACTGAGTGCAGATCATTACATTTGCCTGACGCCAGCCTGCTGAACAGAACCCAGATCTCACACTCCCAGGTGATTCACCTGGGTTGGAGACCATGCCTCATTTCTACAGAAGAGTGAAATCTAACTGATCACACTGAAATTGGTTCTTTCTTCACCCTCTCCAAGAGGATCGGGTACTTTTGTTGTGTAGTATCAGCTTCTGCATTGCAATTTAGAAATGGTGTAGATCTGTTTCTGAGTTGACACCTGAACGAAGCCCAGCCCCAAAGGAGTCACTGTGACAAGCAAACTGTAGACAGTTAGACAGTGGGTACGATCAAGCCTGCTAGTGACATGAGACACTAGGGAGGTTACCCTCATCCGCCTGCTGATGGGCCTCTCCGGCCTGGTCGCCAGGAACAAGTTCCGCCTCCTTCTCCAGACAAAGGGTTATAGCCTAGAAGCACACAGGAGAAATCCACTTCATTAATATTTGTCCTAAACAGGCCTTCAGCAGCACACAAGGAACACAAAAATTCATCTCACAATTATTTGCACCTCATTGATACTACATAGGCAGCATTTTagggaaaatgaaagcagagaaaatatcCAGATGTgagatgatttatttttgtaaagctAACATTAAAAATCGATTGCGAAACACCTGCGGTTTAATTTGATCAATTTGGATTAAATTAGATTGAAATTAATTACCATCTAATTTCTCCAAGCCTGCACTAAAGCTTTAATGCTTACAGTAAACTCTGTAAGAGCATGTCTGTTTTCCAAGAGCCCTAGTAGTTAGGGATTTAAAACAACTTCTTATTCCAGTCCTGCAAGGAATACTCTAAAGGTCAAAAGGTAGATGTACTAACTCCTACTGTAAGATTGTTTCTAAAGAACCTGAAAAGGCAAGTACCTGCAGTCAGGCAAACAGATACTTAGCTGAACGTCCTCAATTTGTACTGTtcaaggcagagaaaaagaCCACTGAAAACCTAGTAGCATTGCTGACCAAGCAGGTTTCAAAGCAACCTCTTCCACTGAAACTTCAAGCATCATCTCGACCTCCAAAGTATGTTTTTCTCATAGCGGCCAAGTTCTGCTTTCTAGCTTAATTCAGCAGTTGAACAGTGCAGATGGTTCTTTCACTTCACACTGATCTACCTGACAAGAAGATCAGAGACCTCAAGTTCTATAATTTGTTACTTAAGCAAAGGTTTTGCTTATGATGAAACCAGGACAGGTAGCAGCTGGAAGGGTGTCTGACCCAGCTGTCCTGATTTTGGTTCCTAGCACAGCTATTATATCCACGCTTTCCTTAACCCCCTGTGGTGGTAAATATCCTGTGCAAGagtaataaaaaatatcagACACTGCAGTCATATTAAACGATGTAAGGTGAACCAATTGGTCAGCTCCTTCAGACGCTGTCAAAAGCTGTTagtaaaaatattcaaagcagAACTTCTAGCACTGAACTATTATTGATGTTTAATATGTTTAATCAAGAATCTTCAGGTTTCATACATTTAATCAAGTGCTGCACCCTAAGGGGGCTTCCCTTTCAGTTTGCTATGACTGAGGCTGTCATATTGGTCTCCTCTACTAAGGAAAATGGTAATTAAGATATTATACATAGATTAGCACTTGCAGGGATGACGCAGGTTGTTTAGCcaagaggagagaagggagactGCATGGCAGATACACAGCAGAGATCCTAATGCAGGCTGTGCAGGGCCACAGAAAGCAGTTCATCCACCAAGAGGATCTCAGCAGCTGACAGTGAGTTTAACATTAAGACCTTCTAGCAGTTTGCAAGAGTTCATAGGAATTTATACATCTGCGGGATTTATCTGTTCAATAAGTCATTACTGCGATATCTGATAAATAAGGTCATGTTTTGCCTAATGACATGTTTTATCTGCCTGAATCTACATAATACAAAGTAAAATATCCTGTAGTTAGTACTACAGATGTTGAAAGACAGTCCAGATATTAAAATATTGGACGTCTATAATAATGGGGGAGGGATCACAGAAATATTCTAAAATTCTACACTTTTTAGTGACAAAAGTCTTAGTAAATTATGGCAAAAGCATTtacaagaaaactgaaacacTGCTTCACCATGGAAAAACACCATAAAAACATCCTGCTAGGTTTTGCACAAAGTGCAAAGCAGACCACACTGCTTAGAGGTAAAGAGCTCATCTGTAAGGcaaattttgtttccttcctgaGGAGATGTACAATGACTATGTATGCAGCTGGATAAATGCAGTTTCAAGCTCAGAATACGCTAAGGGTTTCATACTTACCACCTCCTCGCAagggctttttgtttggtttagatTTTGGGACCGCTGATGAAGTGGAGGCACCAGATTCTACTTCTTGctgttcacaaaagcaaaaGTTTCTCAGAATTTAAATCAACATGAAGTTGAGCTAATCTAAACACATAAACATAGTTGTAACCCAATTAACAATACAGTCATTACCTGATTCAGTTTCAGGTTTCCTTTAtagctttttccttcttgcatgCTTTCCCACATTGCTATCTTCTGCCTTCGCTTCTCTTCTTCAAGCTAAGGAACAAATACAGGATATGCAAGACTAAGATTTCAGAACTAATAGAATCACCAGTGCTACAGAAACAGCTACAACAGACCATCAAAGCCCAAGGGATCTACCTTTATCTGATGCAGTATCTCCGAGTTTATGGAAGCATTTTACTCTTTTAAGCACCCACGTTTTCCCAGCCACAGAACAACCACCCCTGCTCTATATATACAGACTGTGTGCAACATCTTTTGACCATTTGatgctttaaaatatcttgGAAGTAAGCCAGAAACAAGAGGCAAGCTTAAATTCTGAGTTTATAGAAAGTACTGGGTAAAGAATATTGCATGTGTTAGTCATTTAATGCACAATGTAGGATTCTGCAGAAAAGCGTTTTTCAAATGGACAAGACAGCCAGCTACATATTTACAACCTCACACACATTATCAACAATTCTCCCAGCTCTCTGCTAAAGCAATTTATCCACACACCCTAATAAATCAATGGTTAAGACAGACTGCCACTTTCTCACAAAAAGAATGGAAACAAGGTAGCTACTCCAtccaaagaaagcaaagcttCCTGAGTCCAAGCGCACCAAAGCCTGTATTTTCTACCTAGTGGCTATCTTCTTCCACAATGTGACTTTTCACTCGTTTTTAATTACCAATATTTCTAGAGGCATCAGCTATAAACTGCAGTCTGAATGTATCGGAccacaaaagaaagaacaaaagaactGGGATTAGCGAGCAATATTATTGCTACACTGATAACATCTGATTTTCAACACTGCCCCATGTAACAATATGCTATTCCTCGTTATCTCAAGCTGTTGTTCAAACCATTAATTACAGTAATGCTAAGCTACATTTCTAACTTTGACTTGCCATTAAGAATAGACAATATGCGTATAAAGTAACCCAATTAGTCTAAACACCAATAAATCCCCTCCAGCCATTCACTGTACATACAACAAAGTTTCTGTGGGTACAGATTTacctgcataaaaaaaaaagatcaggcCTACAGTGTCCCACATGCACAATTTCTTGTGGAGAATCCATGGCCACGGAGACTGATTACTTCAGGAAGGAGCAAAATACTACACTACTACACATATCGATCATTGTACTCAACAGAGAGCATCAAGACATCAGGCTGGCACTGCATTTAAGTATGTGCGTGCATCACTGGAGGCCCATCGTGGTAACTCCTGCCCATTCCTGCTCCATGGATCAAACCACATCAAAAATGGGTCCAGgtaaaggagaagagaaaacccACCACCTATATTCCAGCACAGAGAGCAAGTCTCCTGTTCTTCTGGTACACAGCATAGAATAAACTTTCCTATAACAGCAACAAAGTACTTTATGAcaaattagaatcacagaatggtatgggttggaaggggccttaaacataatccagttccagccctctgccatgggcagggacacctcccaccggatcaggttgctcaaagccccatccaacctggccctgaacacctccagggagggggtatccacaacttccctgggcaacctgtgctggtatctccccaccctcacagtaaataatttctttctaatgtctaatctacacctctgctttttcatcttaaaaccattacccctcatcctatccctgcacttcctgatacACAGCTTTCCCGTAGTACTGGAAGttcctttcagtactagaaggcagctctaaggtctccctccctggagtcttctcttctccaggctgaataagtccaactttctcagcctgtcttcatatgggaggtgctccagcccttagaCCATCTTCACAGCCTCCTccggactcattccaacagacCTACGTCTTTCCTCTGccaaggactccagaactgcatgcaggactccaggtgaggtctcacgagagcagagtagaacGGTAGAATTGCCTCCCTTACCGTGTTGGTTACAATTCTGATGCAGCcaaggatatggttggctttttgggctgtgagcacacattacCAGCTCAAGTTGACTTCTCACCCATCCAACACCCCCAAGTTCCCTCTTCGGGGCTGCTCAATCCATTCCCTGTCCAGCCTGTAATTATGCTtggggttgccctgacccacATACAGGACCTTAATTCATGAGTTAAGGAAAGAAACACACTCTGGTTACCTGACGTTGTTTCTCTTTGTATCTTTCTGCTTGTGCATTCAACTCCTCTTGCATCCTGAGGCGAGCTGCTGCCAAAGCTTCTTGCCTTCTTACCACTATGTCAGGTTCTAGGGAATTGGGAAAGGGTTTGCAAAGCTActcaaaataaattctgaatggCCTCCCAAAAGAACTGTAATAAGGAAAGGCTCACATCTCTCTTTGCTCAAGTTCAAATCACAGCTCAAGTTCAGTTTCCAGCTACTCTTTCAGAGTAATCTATATACTAATGTAAATTTTATATCATTTATATACTGTTAGAGCAATTATTTTAATGGGATTTTAATGAATAAGGACACTGATGTAATGAAcccattaaaaattaaaattcacacTTCTAGGGTACTTGTTTCTATTTCTCTTGATACAAATAACTTCATAAATACGATCCATTTATCACAGTGATTCCATTTTTACCCGGAGAACCTCTTTTATGCAGAAGCACGAAGCATCCAGCCCACACTCACTCCTACTCCTGGCAACTGCTCCTGTCTGTTTCGTTAAGGCAGGGAAGCAATTGCAGGCTCAGCACCCTCTGCCAGCagagaaattacttacaaataTCACACATCTCAAAAGAAAACTGGCAGTCTCAGAAAATTACATTGGGAAACCACCTGCCTTCACGGTTGGCCCTTGgacatcaaaacaaaaattatatccaaacaaaagcaaatattacTCTTTTTTCTCCCAGCAGCTGAAGCATCTCTATATTTGTTTGTCTCCTTATATGTTTGCTCACTCAATGATGAATATAGAATCATTAGAataatttgtttggaaaagatctttgagatcatagagtccaactgtaccttcTGCTACTGAACCaaatccctgagcacctcatctacccagcttttaaacacctctagggacaGGGACTCAActgcatccctgggcagcctctgccagtgtccgagaatcctttcagtgaagaaatttagAGCATGTAAAGTATATGTTTACGCTATGCAAAAGAAGTTTCAACACTTTCAGTAATTTAATTCTATAGGCAATTCTGGCAAATAAATCAAGATTTAATTAGCATTACAAAAGAACACCAGTAGGATATGGGCAcatgaataatattttatgGGGCCCCACGTACTGCCATGCCAAAGTGCCAAACGAATCGATGCCAAGCATTCATTGTTTTGGCAGGTACATAAGTATAGCCCATGCTTCACAGTAGTGAGTCTCCTCACAAGCCAAGAGCGTGACTGTGTAAGATTTACAATCTATGCCATGCTTTAGAAGATAACACAGAGGAAAGGCAGTCACACCCCAAATATAAACAGTCCTGCTGGAGCAGGAACTGTTAAGGAATAACTGAAAAGAGAGAGATTATGAAGTTTAATAAAAACTTAATATTAAACAAAAGAGGGGGGATTACCACTATTTAGATttggatgttttattttttttccagaagtaaTTTGATAACTGACCACAGCCGATTTGAAGCAGGTggctctcagctgctgcagtgctgaagAGCAGCTACTCCCTTGTTCTGCAATGCTCACCACTTCACTCTAGCCACATAACATGGGGACACAACCCTTCCCTGACACAACCATGTAAAAACTCTCCTCTTGGCCCAATCTTTCCCAGCGACCTGTACGCTGCTGTGCGTATGGACAGCCATCCCAAGCACCGCTTGCTGCTGAAAACCCTCAGAAATTAGTCTCTTTGTGGATGCtgtttaacaaaaaaaccacgGGTGTTGTCAGACACCCCATCACAGCTGGGGAGCACCAGCAGGGCCCAAAGGGGACACAGGCATCCCAAGTACAGCTCCAGCCACACTTTACTCACCTACAGACACatctgctgctcctggccagcTGCTGGGCCTGGCCGCCCAGCTCCTGGACACCTTCTGGATGAGGAGATAGACGATGACAGCGGCCAGGAGGATGTACCAGCCATAGCTGGCGAGCAGAGACCCCACTGGGATGAAGAGTAGCCGCAGGTGAGGGCAGGCTGCGTGGAAGGAGCCCCGCccggggaaaggaaaagggcgACCAAGTGGGCTCCCCTCAGCCCAAaaccccctcctctcctccacgGGCTCCTCTCACAGCCCGCTGCTCTTCCGCAAGCCTCCCCTCACCCCATTGCCTCCCACCGCCCCACCCCCCGCCTTCCCGGGTCTTTCCTTGCTCTGAAACTCCCTCCTCCACGGGCTCCCCTCAACCCTCCCACCCCTTATTCTTCAGCAGGGCTCCCCTCACCCCACCGCGCCCCCCTTCCCTTGTCTCCCCCCGCCCCATCacccccctcccttcctccGCGGGGCTGCCCCCACTATCCCCCGGCctggcccggccccgccgcccctcACCCGCGTGCAGCAGGATCTCGAGtcccccccggcccggccccgcctgCCCGGGCCCCGCCGCGGCGCCACCGCCCCCCAGCTCCATCGCCGCCGCCGCACTTCCGGGATCCGCCCCGCCCGCCGACCCCGCCCTTATCACGTTCTCCGTCACGTGGGAACCAGCAACCAATCAGAGAGCGAGGCGCCTCGCCGCCAGCCAATGAGAGGGGAGCAGGAGGCCAACGGGAGGGGAGCGGGCGACCTACGGGAGGGGTCGGCGAATTGACAGCGTGGCCGCGGGACCAAACAGTCGCGAAGCTAATAAGGGGTCCGTGCCGCTCCCGTTCCACTGCTATCGGAAAGCTGaacacagggagaaaaaagaaacgTTCGTTT
It contains:
- the SELENOS gene encoding selenoprotein S isoform X2 — translated: MELGGGGAAAGPGQAGPGRGGLEILLHAVGSLLASYGWYILLAAVIVYLLIQKVSRSWAARPSSWPGAADVSVEPDIVVRRQEALAAARLRMQEELNAQAERYKEKQRQLEEEKRRQKIAMWESMQEGKSYKGNLKLNQQEVESGASTSSAVPKSKPNKKPLRGGGYNPLSGEGGGTCSWRPGRRGPSAGG
- the SELENOS gene encoding selenoprotein S isoform X1 → MELGGGGAAAGPGQAGPGRGGLEILLHAVGSLLASYGWYILLAAVIVYLLIQKVSRSWAARPSSWPGAADVSVEPDIVVRRQEALAAARLRMQEELNAQAERYKEKQRQLEEEKRRQKIAMWESMQEGKSYKGNLKLNQEVESGASTSSAVPKSKPNKKPLRGGGYNPLSGEGGGTCSWRPGRRGPSAGG